TATCATTCATATTGAAACACCGCTTTGTAACTGTTGCATTCACTACATTCAGCTTCGCGGCTCGGAAAAAGTTTGTAAATATCTTGAAATCACCATTTTTGGAACACACAAGCTTTCACCGGGGATTTCATGCTCATGATATATTTTAACTCCACATTTAACGGAAGATAATAACAAGAGAGGTAAACTTTTGATGCTGAGTCCGAATGTTGTTTTTTACACTATTTTGGGCATGGGATCGGGTCCCTGTGTATCTTAGCGTCATCCATGTTAAAACTAGTCGAATTGCAAATGATGTTCCgttctattatattttatatatataataaaataaagaaagaatatTTAATAGGAAACTATATCATATGTACtgtaatttatctttttattgcattattacCCGTCTCGTTTATACATCTATGTACTTTACTGCTCATATTGAAAATGACTATCCGTTCTATATGTGTTGATGCTACCTGAAATATGTTTTCTaaattgttaatatataattttataatcaaGTAAGAATATTTAATAAGAACCATACCATATGTAATGTAATCCatcagttttatataatattgcaCGCCTcgtctatatacatgtacatgtatgtacttttttGCTCATGTATTCATGTCAAACATGAATTGAGTTGAAATAAAAGGTTTTTGACTTTTTTGACTTGGATTTGGAAATATCACGTAATttagactaaaattgggaaattaatgttgctgattttatgcttacaaataccataacattgatgatgatttaaatattatattttctaatgtTCAACATATAGAGCTAGTTTTAAAGATGAATAACATGTTAAAACTAATGTAAAAAAATCCATTtgtgaaaccttcaattgggatttgTTAGGTCCCgttttggaaaaatatatcattttttccattgggaatgggttgccctaccggacccaaattttaACGAAAAACGGATTTTTTTCTCTTATGTGTCCTTTGATAAAAATAGTGGATAAGCACACGAATGACTGCCAGGATGTAGTAAATGGAGTTTAATAGATTGTTTATAACCGTGTTAAAACATACGAACCTTTGCAAACGGGTCCTTGTAAACGAGCTGATGATATGTTTTTTTCATCACATTATTTGACTAAAGAATGCAAACGTCGCAGATCGCACAAACTGATTAGCAGTAAAACGATTGcaaaatattatcattttaacCACGACAAGAAGTATGGTTACATTgacaatgttattttattatttttcatttaatacgtaattccagaaaaaataacaacactacATTAAGTTGTTAATATACGATATTGATTTATCAGATAAGGGTTAATACAAACATTGGAAGTATACAGACTACTGTTACTGATTTAAGTTCGAGTATATAATGTATGGTATATACTCATAGAAATGTGTAAATGCATGTTTGATAAGTGTATGTCGAGTGTGTATGTACTTTAACAGCGCAAAACTAGGGTGTACAAGTGTAATACATATGTGTATATTATGCCAGTGGTTATGTATTAAAACTGCGCACAATTCTGATGTGTATATGTATAATGCATATGTGTATAGTATGCCAGTGGTTATGTATTAAAACTGCGCACAATTCTGATGTGTATATGTATAATTCATATGTGTATAGTATGCCAGTGGTTATGTATTAAAACTGCGCACAATTCTGATGTGTAtatgtttaatgcatatgtgtatatTATGCCAGTGATAATGTATTAAAACTACGCACAATTCTGATGTGTATGTATCATACATATGCGTTTATTATGCCAGTGCGTATGTATTATAACTGTGCAATATTCGTATGAGTGTATATAATTCAGGTGTGTATGCTATGCCAGTGATTATGTATTATAACTGCGCAAAATTCTGatgtttatgtataaaacatatgtGTTTACAACTCCATTGCGTATGCATACAGGTATAGGCGTAAATTGTGTATGTAAATACTACGTATTATACCTAACCTAATTCGAATGAGCATGTTAATGGGTAATACATACGTGTATACAATTCCATGTCATATGCGTTGTACATGCATGTATACATTTTTCAAGAtgcatgttacatgtacatatcTGCGCAAACTTCGAGGGTGTATACATTCATCAATAGATACATACAAGTCCAGTGTGTATACAAAATAGGTGCGAACAATTCGATTGTGTATTTGTGCAAACGATTCGATTGATAACGTTTTATACATTCGTGTGTGTGCACTTTGACGGTGTATGTATAAAAAAGTGTACAAACTCGAGCATGTTTGAAgaattcattattataatatataagtgTTTTACTTTAAAGCAAGAAAATGTAAAATAGATGTTGATCAATGTGGTGCTTAAATTGTATCAAATAACGCATTGCACTAAAAATCTATCAAATAATGAATGTATCGGTATCAGCTTTTATTATACAGCACCAATTTTAACAAAAGGTTAACAACAACAACCTCCACAGGTGTGCAAAACGAAACCTTGAAGGTCAGTGTATTATCGTGTTGTCATAGTAACAGAAACAATAATCAATAGCGTTCGTCGTAATTTTACACATTGGAAATTCCAATAGAATCTGCAATTACATACATtctaaaataaatttttatttcgtaaaataaaaccTACGATAAAACTGCCGACTTACCTTGCATTTGTCGCAGTTTCCTAGGGTAGCAAACACCTCCTTGCAGTCGATCATATTTACAACATCCGTGAATTGACAGAACATATCACTTAATTCCGAATCCGTGTATTGAACAGCTTGTAAAACACTTAAACAATCACCCTTGGAACAATGGGTGACGCGCCGTATTTCCTCACTTGAAAGCACATTAACTAAAGGGTAACCACAGAAATTTGTGTGTAATTTTCTCAACTCCATACTTCTAGAGGATATAGTCGATTTTAGCTTAATATCACATACATCGTTTACAAAGTTAGAAGTCAACGGTTTACACTGGGAGTAGATTTTAGGGAATTTGTTTCGATCGATTAAGCCAAGGTAGCTGGGACGCTCGGAGAGCCCGAAACTAAGGGACGTTTGATTAAGACGGTCCTCGTTCGAGCACAGAAGGCAGACACAGCTCTTACACAGGAGTAGAAGAGAGATAAGCACATAAAAGAGGGTAATGGTAAAAGTGCGATTCGAGGAGATACAGATTTTGGAATGAGAATTGATCGCTTTCGGCTGCCAGAGAGATGGAGGCAGCGTCCGCAAGGCCGACGTGCGGTGGTCTCTTTGGGGGATTTCCAGATAAGCTTCGTAGGTCTCGTGCGAAGGGGTCTCGAATACTGATCCTTTACAATGACACTGAGTATATGATTCCGATGAATATTTACAGCACGCAAGGATATCGCCGGTTTGGTTATAGGGGATATCCACTGCCGTGATAGAACACTTCGCCACTGTTCTCTTATTGCAAGTTTCTTCATCTGAGGTAATAAGTTGCGTCACGTGTTCATGGCCACGTCCGTTCGCGTTTACAGCACGTGAATTGCGCAATATCCGTTCTGGGTGGGCTAGTCTTAGACATGGCTTATCAGCTGATTTGATATCCCCATGTCGCCCTATATTGACCATAGTTTCCAAAGTGGCCGCGAGACTTGGTCGATGATCGCATTAAGAGGACTTTTAAAATCGATCCGCATACCACCTGTATGTGTTAGCTTGTTGCAGAGGCTTCGCTGGGATTTGACTATGTATATCGACTTATCATTTCCAACTATAAGATCAATATCAAAGTTATCATTAAGACCTAACTAACAAGAGCACGTTGATTAAGAGGTTCTATGATCACGTGATCATTCTCTGATAAATGGTTGTAGAAGGTGGACAATACGTAGCGGTTTCACAGTCGTTAATCGCACATTCCTGGTATTTATGCACAGTGTCATactataaaacttaaataaaacagtGCGGTACAGTTTCAGTGTGTATAGTGTTCTTTTGCCTTCTGAAAGAGGTTGTTTATAGTATTATCCGCGTGTGAGGTAAACGCATCTCAAACTAACGTCCCTCGGTATGATTTACAGACTGAATTTATTTTCAGGcgaatttataattttaacaagatATCACAGCTAacacttgtattttcttgtgttGAAACTGATTGTTGCTGTTATATAACTTATCCTCTTATTCCAATTGAATCGCAGTGAACGAGGAATTGACTGAAGTATCCACTTAAATCCGACAGTAAACACCAGAAAACACCACAATAAACGTGCCCCTTACTCCCGCAACTTTGGTATGAAACCACCTCAAGGTCGACTACACCAGATCTCATCTAAATACCGCACGCTGAAAATCGAGAGATTCCACCAATATGCTTGCATTATAAACACACCGGGATGGCTTATCTTCAAAGGTTCGGTTCTTTCTCTAGAAGTTACCTGGTAGATACCGCGTGTCTGCGTTTCGCTATACACATATGCCACGTTCGATTATCCGACTGATACTTGGGACTATCGCTGGTTTATATGCTGTTAACGCTATCTAAACTGAAAGGGTTTACCCTTTGCGATTTAGAGTAGCTTTCCTCTGGAATTGTATTTAAAAGTGTGCGGTATATTTCGGCGTGTGTTGTTTACCATTTAGCTTTCTCCGTCGATGGGTAAAGTATGTTCTATGTCCATAGATGTAGAAACTGCTTTTATTGCAGTAGTTCCTGCGGGTTGTCGCAGTGTATGTTACGATTGACTTTTGTCAGTGTGTCATCATCTACGTTGAAAAAAACAATGTTCAAATGCAGCTTATCAATGCAGCTTTTCAAAACATATGCGCATTGAACTGTACACATATGGGACAACTTTTTAATTAAACAGTGGAAATACTTTTGACGGCAAAACCTCGCCTCGATaggcaaaaaaaacaaaaaaacttaacaccgttttttttaataaatccaaaaattaaattaaacatccacacttttatttattatttggttTTAACATATTTTAGTATTAATAACATCCACAAAATAATCCGTAACAGAAAGCTATCTTACAGCGAAACAAATTTATTGCGTAGACAAAATATATCCAAATTCACTGTTCACACATACGATGGTGTTATTCCATTAATCCGGCACGATTGAAAGACGAACCACTGAATACAAGTCGCATTTGTTCCATTTGCATTAGACGTGCAATCAAACTAGAACATCTCAGTGAGAAAACGCACTCtgatttatgacaaacaaaaTCGTCTAGTCGTATTCTCGTACAGTTGTGACCGCGAATTGATTGCGAATCATGTAAATACGCCAACACTGCTATAGGCCCTCTCATTAATTTCCACCAGTTTAATTAGCGCAATCCGTGATACCAACTGTGAGCTACCGTTGAAATATATAATCCCATATTCAACAGGTATATTTCCCATGCATCTGTACACTATTTCCTGCAACACGTTTTCGACGAGTTCAGTTTCAGAGAGAATGAACGCAAACTGGGTTTGTAAAAATTCCGATTTGTGACAGTTGTTTCAAGGAGAGCGATATTAACAGCTTGGGTTGGTAAAACAGTATTGAACATCTTTCACTATCTCTATGGATGATGTTTCCAGCTAAACGTTAATGCATCTGGCTCTAGAAATCGTATAAATGCTTCGCACAAAAAAATCATTAGAAACTCGCGTTATTCATCCCGCGTTTTCAGAGAGATTACTTCCTCAGTTGCCTTTCAGTTATTGTGCTTCATTAAAATTCCGTAAAAATGTGCTTTGAAACAATTTATCCGTTTTATTGTGCTGTTGTTtac
This is a stretch of genomic DNA from Dreissena polymorpha isolate Duluth1 chromosome 7, UMN_Dpol_1.0, whole genome shotgun sequence. It encodes these proteins:
- the LOC127840060 gene encoding uncharacterized protein LOC127840060 yields the protein MVNIGRHGDIKSADKPCLRLAHPERILRNSRAVNANGRGHEHVTQLITSDEETCNKRTVAKCSITAVDIPYNQTGDILACCKYSSESYTQCHCKGSVFETPSHETYEAYLEIPQRDHRTSALRTLPPSLWQPKAINSHSKICISSNRTFTITLFYVLISLLLLCKSCVCLLCSNEDRLNQTSLSFGLSERPSYLGLIDRNKFPKIYSQCKPLTSNFVNDVCDIKLKSTISSRSMELRKLHTNFCGYPLVNVLSSEEIRRVTHCSKGDCLSVLQAVQYTDSELSDMFCQFTDVVNMIDCKEVFATLGNCDKCKMAYRQWLCSVYHPFYDNGKPVKPCIEFCDLVSENCPFFRPFGETLIGEPGFICKDSKSKLAADTAVIYGPPDCCYKPCFVTSGRHDCPPPVCKAPHVGSVLSPDDISTNVTSHSNLTTQLASSANHLVIHSRIVFVLYVSVINALFIKYDVVHKSIGWT